The nucleotide window TTATATGACATTTATTCCCCACTTAATTATAGGAAATTCTTTTTTAAAAAGATTTTGTATAAACCGGACTGAATCAGTATGCCTTTACTGTGAATAGAATAACGAGTGTCCTCCTGTCAGCAGGATAATCTGCTTGAGGATAACTGTGTTGTTGCTTAACTTTTAAAGGCCTGGAATTAATACAACAAGTTAGAGGACAAAAAACAAGAGAAAACATACATTTTAAATATTTGGATAAAGTATTTACTATGGTGGGAAAAAGTAAAAATGAATATACTATCCCTTATAATAAATACTAAATGCAAATACCGCGCTTCTTGCCCTAATTTTCAGAAAGGAGGCAAATATTGCGAAGGATTGGATTACTGTAAGTGTGGATTGTTTTTAAAAAGGAAAAGAGGAATTTAAACTTTTTCAGTTTTATTCTTACAATTCTGGTTCTGTCGTTGTGCAATATCTCAAACATTTCAGATATGGGAGTTTACAGCTTATAAGCCTGGATTTCTTTATAAACCTGGATTTCTTTATAAGCCTGGATTTCTACTAAGTTATTGTCACAAACAATAGTAAAAGTTATAGCTTAAAAGTTTGTACATTTAAGCTTTTTCTAAAAAGTACATAGCTTACAAATTTATACATGCAAATCTATAGTTATAGACCTGCAGATACAAATTAAACCTTATTTACACTGCATATAATTTCAGTCATACTAATCCAGGAAATTGGCAAAGTGATCAGGGTGAAGTTTTTCAAGTTATTAAGTTTCCTTCTTCTTTTTGCATTTGCTTCCGGATGTGTATATCCTGCCGCTACGGATGAAGTTCCTGTTTCAGGTCTGAACTCAGAAAATCTGATCAAGGATTTACAGAATACAACACCCAATGGAATGGATAATCCTTTGTCTGCTGATATAGTATCTGGGGAACAAAACAAGAAAGAGGAAAACGAGAGCTCTGTATACCTGACAAACTCTACTTCTCCTGATATACCAGAAGTTCCGACTTATCGTGAAGAAAAAACAAACGTTGTCTATCCTAGAGAGTACAGGCGATTGTCCATGAATTTTCAGAGAGGTATTGGGTTAGGAAATGAGAAAATCGCCTCCGAAGTCTTCAATATAACTGGAAAGACCTCAGGATACAATATTAAAGATGCTTGTAATGTTTTTGATTACGTGAACCAGCGTTGGGAGTACCGCGATGAAAAAGGTGAATTTTTCTTCGATGCGTCTCAGACTATAAATGAAGGATATAAAGGAGACTGTGATGACTATTCCATAGTTATATCTGCCCTTTTAAAAAATATGGGGCTCAATACAAGGGTCGTTACTGTAACAAACGAAAGCTACGGGCATGCCTATCCTGAACTTTATATAGGGAATAACCAGGAAACTGCATCCGAAATTCTCAGATATGTACAGAGTAGATATTACTATGCTGAAAATATCTGTTACTCAGGTAGAGAACTTAAAGACGGAAAGCTTCAGTACTGGTTAAACTTTGACTGGAGCGGGTCAAATGGATACAGGCACCCTGGAGGCATATATTTTAAAGGAGCAGAGGTAATTTACTATCCTGAAGGACTGATTGAGTTCTGAAATAAGTTATAAAAATGTGTTAATGTCTTTTTTTCTTTATAAAACCAAGTCCTGAAACTAAGTTTTTATGATTAACTTTATATTCGCATACTCCTACCCTCTTTTAGTAAAAGAAAACTCGGGTATGATTACACATTGAAAAGAAACTATTAAGAGGGGAGTTTCATGGAGATGAGCGATTACAGCGAATTCGTGAGAGGAGATAGAGTACGGGCTAATACGCCTCCTGAAATCAATCAGGCAATTGATATCGAAATAGCTGCAACAGTACGGTTCTATGCAAGCAAAACAAATTATGAAATAAACAAAAAAATTAAAGAACTAGATTTTGAATGGGACATCGAGCGCTATCTCGAAGCAAATGCAGCTATATTTACCTTTATAGGAACTGTTCTGGGCTTTAAAAAGAGTCGAAAATGGCTTATTCTGCCTCTAATAGTCTCTATTTTCCTGTTTCAACATGCAGTGCAGGGATGGTGTCCCCCTGTATCCGTATTCAGACGGCTTGGCATACGCACAAGACGGGAAATAGAAATGGAAAAATATGCACTTAAAGCTTTACGTGAAGATTTTATGAGCTCTTAGATAATATAGCAATATGGATAGTGAAAAGAAGGTTATACTGAGAGTAGAAATATATAATAGCTGAACTAAATGTCCAGTTTATTTTTTGTAACTGCTCAACCTACTCAAAATAAGTTGTTCACTACTTTGGATTACAAATCAAAGTTGATTGTCAACTAATGAAAAATGAAAAAATAGCCAGTAGAAGAAGTTAAAGAAAAATTCTTAATTTGCTCATTGAGTTTCAATAGCACAGTTATTAATACTGTTGTATCCAAGTTAAACAGTTACAAAAATAAAATATTTCCGACATTTACAAATTTTTAAAAATAACGTTATTAATCGTATAAAGGTAACATTTGTATAAATTTTTTATTTTTTAGATAATGAGATACTTTTCCCACATATTTAAAAAAAAGACACTATTTTTGAAACAAAATTAGTAAATTAATTAAATATATTTTTTGAAATAAATTAGTATATTTATTTATTCAGTTTTTTTAAAACAAAATATATTATATACCAAAGTATATAAAGAAGTTATACCATAGTACAGTTTGCCGTTATGGGTTTATGATATTAAAAAGAAAACAAATACTGTAGAGTTTGAAAAATGTGGAGCTTTATCTTATTGGATTTTTTTAATTACGGCAGTTAAATGCCAGTACAATTAATGCTAAAGTATGCCAATCCTATAAGAGAAAAAAATCTCCACTCTAATTCGCATATCTGTATAAACCCAGACATGGATGGTGAATAAAAATGGTTTCACAGAGTCCAGACAGTTCCAGCCTGGCAGAAGTGCTTGACAGGATTCTTGACAAAGGTATAGTTGTTGACGTATGGGCAAGAGTTTCACTTGTCGGTATTGAAATCCTGGCAATTGAAGCAAGAGTAGTTGTCGCATCTGTTGACACTTTCCTGCACTATGCAGAAGAGATCACAAAAATTGAAATCGCTGCAAAAGAAGAAAAACCAGCTATTGCAGCATAATTTCATAAAAACAGAATAAAAATTGGAAGTGATAACAATGGTTTCACAGAGTCCAGACAGTTCCAGCCTGGCAGAAGTGCTTGACAGGATTCTTGACAAAGGTATAGTTGTTGACGTATGGGCAAGAGTTTCACTTGTCGGTATTGAAATCCTGGCAATTGAAGCAAGAGTAGTTGTTGCATCTGTTGACACTTTCCTGCACTATGCAGAAGAGATTACAAAAATCGAAATTGCTGCAAAAGAAGAAAAACCAGCTATTGCAGCATAATTTCATAAAAACAGAATAAAAATTGGAAGTGATAACAATGGTTTCACAGAGTCCAGACAGTTCCAGCCTGGCAGAAGTGCTTGACAGGATTCTTGACAAAGGTATAGTTGTTGACGTATGGGCAAGAGTTTCACTTGTCGGTATTGAAATCCTGGCAATTGAAGCAAGAGTAGTTGTCGCATCTGTTGACACTTTCCTGCACTATGCAGAAGAGATCACAAAAATCGAAATTGCTGCAAAAGAAGAAAAACCAGCTATTGCAGCATAATTTCATAAAAACAGAATAAAAATTGGAAGTGATAACAATGGTTTCACAGAGTCCAGACAGTTCCAGCCTGGCAGAAGTGCTTGACAGGATTCTTGACAAAGGTATAGTTGTTGACGTATGGGCAAGAGTTTCACTTGTCGGTATTGAAATCCTGGCAATTGAAGCAAGAGTAGTTGTTGCATCTGTTGACACTTTCCTGCACTATGCAGAAGAGATTACAAAAATCGAAATTGCTGCAAAAGAAGAAAAACCAGCTATTGCAGCATAATTTCGTAAAAACAAAGTAAAAAGGCTGTATTAAAACTCGGTTTGTTTTGATAATTGGATAATATATTATTGTCTTAAACTCAGGAAGGCAGTTATTCCGAATTTAAGACATAATGACCTAGTAAAGTGGGTTATTCCAGTTACAAAATCAAACTTAGTTTTGATACAACCTGCTTATATTAGATTTGGATTGCTATGACTTAGTTCCGAAATCTAGTGATAAACGTAAACC belongs to Methanosarcina barkeri 3 and includes:
- a CDS encoding transglutaminase-like domain-containing protein, translating into MIRVKFFKLLSFLLLFAFASGCVYPAATDEVPVSGLNSENLIKDLQNTTPNGMDNPLSADIVSGEQNKKEENESSVYLTNSTSPDIPEVPTYREEKTNVVYPREYRRLSMNFQRGIGLGNEKIASEVFNITGKTSGYNIKDACNVFDYVNQRWEYRDEKGEFFFDASQTINEGYKGDCDDYSIVISALLKNMGLNTRVVTVTNESYGHAYPELYIGNNQETASEILRYVQSRYYYAENICYSGRELKDGKLQYWLNFDWSGSNGYRHPGGIYFKGAEVIYYPEGLIEF
- a CDS encoding DUF2892 domain-containing protein, which gives rise to MEMSDYSEFVRGDRVRANTPPEINQAIDIEIAATVRFYASKTNYEINKKIKELDFEWDIERYLEANAAIFTFIGTVLGFKKSRKWLILPLIVSIFLFQHAVQGWCPPVSVFRRLGIRTRREIEMEKYALKALREDFMSS
- the gvpA gene encoding gas vesicle protein GvpA, whose amino-acid sequence is MVSQSPDSSSLAEVLDRILDKGIVVDVWARVSLVGIEILAIEARVVVASVDTFLHYAEEITKIEIAAKEEKPAIAA
- the gvpA gene encoding gas vesicle protein GvpA, whose amino-acid sequence is MVSQSPDSSSLAEVLDRILDKGIVVDVWARVSLVGIEILAIEARVVVASVDTFLHYAEEITKIEIAAKEEKPAIAA
- the gvpA gene encoding gas vesicle protein GvpA, whose amino-acid sequence is MVSQSPDSSSLAEVLDRILDKGIVVDVWARVSLVGIEILAIEARVVVASVDTFLHYAEEITKIEIAAKEEKPAIAA